The Vibrio tarriae genome includes the window ATAAATTCATCAAATCACGTGCAGCAGTTGCTTGGGGGCCAAATCAACCACTGAGCATCGAAGAAGTCGATGTAATGTTACCGAAATATGGAGAAGTTCTCGTTCGTATCGTTGCGACAGGCGTTTGTCATACTGATGCCTTCACGCTTTCTGGAGACGATCCAGAAGGTGTCTTCCCTGCAATTTTAGGACACGAAGGTGGCGGTATTGTAGAAATGGTTGGCGAAGGCGTTACCAGTGTATCGGTTGGCGATCATGTTATTCCCTTGTACACCGCAGAATGTGGTGAATGTAAGTTCTGTCGTTCTGGCAAAACCAACTTGTGCCAAGCAGTTCGTGAAACACAAGGCAAAGGGCTAATGCCTGATGGCACCACTCGCTTTTATAAAGATGGTAAGCCTATTTTCCATTACATGGGTTGTTCAACTTTTTCTGAATATACAGTGTTACCGGAAATCTCGCTGGCGAAAATCAATAAAGATGCCCCTTTGGAAGAGATCTGTTTACTCGGCTGTGGTGTTACCACAGGCATGGGAGCAGTATTAAACACAGCTAAGGTGAAGCAAGGCGATACAGTGGCTATCTTTGGCCTTGGCGGTATTGGCCTCTCAGCTATTATTGGAGCACGCATGGTCGGAGCAAGCCGTATCATTGCCGTAGACATTAACGACAAAAAATTTGAACTGGCTAAACAACTAGGCGCGACAGATTGTATTAATCCTCGACAGTTTGATAAACCGATTCAAGAAGTCATTATCGAAATGACCGATGGCGGTGTTGATTTTTCTTTCGAGTGTATCGGTAATGTCAATGTGATGCGCCAAGCTCTCGAATGCTGTCATAAAGGTTGGGGGGAGTCGATCATCATCGGGGTTGCAGGTGCTGGGCAAGAAATCTCTACTCGCCCGTTTCAGTTAGTCACTGGCCGAGTCTGGCGGGGCAGTGCATTTGGTGGTGTAAAAGGCCGCACTCAATTACCAACAATCGTTGAACAATACCTCGCTGGTGAGTTTGGATTACAAGAATTCATTACACACACCATGCCACTGGAAGAAATTAACGATGCATTTGAACTCATGCACTCTGGAGAGAGCATTCGATCGGTAGTTCACTTCGAATAAATTATTAATAAACAGTAGATTGGCGAGCTCATGCTCGCCAAAGGAGTCTGCATGGTTTTAACACATCTTAGTCAATCAAGAGTTTTCCAGGGTTGGCATAAGCAATACCAACATCGCTCAGAAGTACTCAACTGCATGATGCGATTTTCGATATTTTTGCCTCCACAAGCTACCAATAACCACAAAGTTCCAGTCTTGTATTGGTTGTCTGGTCTCACCTGTAACGACGAAAACTTTATGCAAAAAGCTGCAGCATTTGAAAAAGCTGCTGAACTTGGGTTGGCAATAGTAGCAGCTGATACTAGCCCGAGAGGAGAAGGAGTGGCTGATGATCCAGATGGACAATATGACTTAGGTCTTGGTGCGGGATTTTATCTCAATGCCACTCAGCAACCTTGGAAAAGGCATTATCAAATGTATGACTACATAGCCTACGAATTACCCAAGCTGATTGAAGAAAACTTCCCTGTCACTCAAAAAAAAGCAATCGCAGGGCATAGCATGGGAGGACATGGTGCGCTAACTATCGGCCTACGTAACCAAGGGCACTATTGCTCCATCTCTGCATTTAGTCCGATTTGCCATCCAATTAATGCACCATGGGGGCAAAAAGCCTTTCGTCATTATTTAGGGGAAAATACCGAAGATTGGCAACAGTATGACACTGTTCAGTTACTCAAAACTCAGCCTCTTGAACTGCCAATATTGATAGACCAAGGAATGGCAGACCCTTTCCTTGAAGAACAGTTGCAAATTGAAGCGCTTAAACAAGTGATACCGAGTGAAACCAAGAAAATAGAGATTCGTCAGCAGCCCGGCTATGACCACAGCTATTTTTTCATTCAGAGCTTTATTGCTGAACATCTTACCTTCCATTGGCAACATCTTTCCGTTTAAAGCAAAAAGCCTGCATTGCAGGCTTTTTGCTTATCCAATGAGATTACATTGTATAGGTGTATGGCGCTTGAATACCCAGCGGGATCCCCAATGCCCAGTAAACCAGCAGGAACAGTGACCAACCAATCAGCATAGCAATTGAGTACGGCATCATCATCGAAGCCAAAGTACCAATCCCTGTTGATTTCACATAGCGTTGGCAATACACCACCACCAGTGGGAAGAACACCATCAATGGCGAAATAATGTTAGACACCGAATCACCCACACGGTACGCCGCTTGAGACAGTTCAGGAGAAATGCCCACAGCCATCAACATAGGCACCAAAATTGGACCAATCAGAGCCCACTTGGCCGATGCTGAACCCACTAGCAAGTTGACCATAGCGGTGAGTAGAATCATGCCCACAATAGTGGCTTGGCCTGGCAGATCCATAGCTTTCAAACCTTCGGCACCGTAAAGTGCCAACATAGTACCAATGTTCGATTGACCAAAAGCAGACAAAAACTGCGCACAGAAAAACGACATTACAATATACGCGCCCATGGTCGACATGGTTGCCGACATCGCTTTGATTACATCGTTACTATTCTTGAAGGTTCCCGCAACACGGCCATAGACGATACCAGGGATGATAAACAGGATAAAAATCAATGGCACAATTGACTTCATGATCGGCGCAGTGAAGGCCGTAATTTGTCCATCAGGAGAACGCAGTGCCGAATTGTCAGGCCATACTGCCGCCACTAACAGTGCGATACCAGCGATCATTGCCCAGCCTGCGTAGCGGAAAGCTTTTGATTCAATCGCAGTGAAAGAGCCCAAATCAGGAGCTGATTCTGCATCTTCATCCACTTTAGTGGCCGCTAGACGAGGTTCGATGACTTTATCGGTGACATACCAGCCAATAGCAACGATGACGATAGAAGAAAGGCCAGTGAAGTAAATATTGGCTAATGGGTTTACTTGGTAGGACTGATCCAACACTTGCGCTGCCGTTTGCGTAAAGCCCGCCAACAGCGGATCGATACCTGACGGAATAAAGTTTGCCGAGAAACCACCAGATACGCCAGCAAACGCGGCAGCAATACCTGCGAGCGGATGACGACCTGCAGCATGGAAAATAATACCGCCCAGTGGAATCACCAGTACATAGCCTGCATCGGCCGCAGTATGCGAAACAATCGCCACCAAAATCAGCATAGGTGTTAGTAGTTTCGCAGGCGTGACATTAAGCATTTTCTTTAGGCCAGTGGTAATAAAGCCTGAAGAGTCAGCAACGCCCACCCCTAGCATAGCGACAAGAACAATCCCCAATGGCGCAAAACTGGTAAACGTGGTCACCATATTGGCAAGAAAATGAGCCAGTGATTCGCCGGTCAGTAAATTTTTGATTTCAAGAGCTTCATTAGTACGAGGGTTAGTCAAATCAAAACTAACGTTAGAGAGCAGAGCAGAGGAAACCCAGACGATAACTAATGCCCAAAAGAAAAGAATCGCAGGATCTGGGATTTTGTTCCCTGCCCGTTCAATAAAGTTTAAAAAGCGGTCCATCCCACTTGATTTGGCCGATGGCGCTTGATTGATAGCTTGGTTACTCATAGAAAATTCCGTAATGTGATGTTGCTGCGTGAGGCCTTGTTAGAGTGGCCTTCTGTATCCGTTTCGAGTTTCCCTGTAGCCATTGAGATTGGTCACAATGAAACGGCGATTTGTCGTTTGGCATTGTATAGAAACGCCTAAACCAAAGCACAGTGTTCGTTCTTTTTTTACATATTTAGAGACATATTTTGCAAAAAAAGAAAACCAAAGATACACACTCGAAACATTATCGAAAAAACAACACATACATTTAAGAAACGAATTTGCAAAACATGAGTTTGCAAATATCGCCGCCAACAGAATTGAAAGCGGCAAACAATGGTAGGGAAGTACATACGAATGCGAAAATCACAATAGAACAAAGCGAGAGCAATACTTTCCTCATAGCCCTTTCTCAATCAAATTCGCTGTATTTAGAGATCATGGTTTTCAACTCCACCGACTGAGTTTCACCATGACGATCTTCCCATGACGCTTCGATACGAATAGTTTTTAATGACCCCGATAACGTTGCAGCAGGTACAGACCAAGACAAGGTATAGAAAGGATGTGAAGCATCATTCCCAGATACAATATCGGTCGCGAAATCAGCTGCAGGCATCGCTGGGTTGGCCGAAGAAGCGCCACGAGTACGAAACCACTCCAATTTTTGCTCGGCAAGGTTCAGAGCCTCGATACTGTGCATGGCGAAATCGGCACGCTGCTCAATGTAAGCTTGCAGTTTCACCAGACCAAGCGCACCAACCCCAATCAGCACAAAAGAGAGCATTACTTCAATTAAGCTAAAACCACCTTGCTTATTGCGCATTCCAGCTACCTTCTTTCCAACGAGGATTAACAAAATTCCTTGTAATATTATCAATCACATCTTTATTAAAATTAAACACTAGAGAATTATTAAATGCAGCAGCTTGTCCGGAACTATCAAGAAATTGTCCTCCAGTTACGGTAAAAGAGCCATGCTGATAATAAGATGCAATGGTTCTGAAAGAATCTGGTATCACACTAGGATTGTGGTTTAAATGAGCATTAGCGTCAAAAGAAGCCCAATGTTCAGTCGATGGCACATAGTCTTTATTAAAATGAAAAAGAACACCTTTCAGTTCTCCATTTCCCATAACAGAAAATATCCCCTCATGTACTAATATCAACACTCCAGGTGTTTTTTGAGAGGCTGAAGAAATTTTTTCTGTGTAACTAGCATCAAGCTCACACCCTCCCTCTATCCATAGGTGATAATTTTTACTTTCTATTTGCTCCAATATTTTTTTGCCACATTCAGGAACAACTTTAGGCTGCCCACCACTGTTTTCAGGTGCGGTTATTTGAGTAAACTTTGGATTATTTTTTATTTTTTCGTGCTGTTCTGCACTTACACCGAAAAACTCTTCAAACAAACTCATATCTGGCTGTTTAACAAAATCATGTCCAGAAGGCAATTCTCCAGTCGCACTAGATTTATATGTAGTTTTGCAATCTTTACCGCTTGGATTTACGAAACCAGAATAGGGTGGTTTATTCGGAATCAATATTCCATCATTTTGTATAGCACCTGATGCATCAAAAATATTCTTATACCTTAGTGCTATACATTCCCAGCCATCAATATTGAAAACCCCTGGGTCTGGAATAATATCGATACTTCCTCGAACATAAATATCAGAAGCCGATTGGATTGCACCGTGAGCCCTGTTTCCTGAGATAAGAATATCTTTAACTAATAATGTATAACTATATCGAGAAATAACTTTATACCCTGAACTGATTAAACTAAATTGAGGAATTACGCCCAACCCACTATCGCAATCGTTAACTATCCCAGGAAGGCCATTGGTAATTAAGAACTGGGAATATCCGCACTCTAATCCACCCTCAGCTAACCAATGTTCTTGCCTCGCTTTAACCTCATTCTGCGCCCGCTTAATTTGGTAAAACAGATTTTTATAGGAGCCTAAGGTGACCACTAAAGCAACAGAAAGTAATATAGACGTGATTAATAAGGTCGCTACCCCTTGTTGATATTGACGCATCATTGCCAATTCCTTTGTTGAACCTGTAATGACATTGCATGAGAAATCGAGGGATCATTTTTTAACTCAGCCGCCATAGAGATAGAAATAAATGCACTTTCAACTGCAGAACCTGATAACACTGTTCGATGA containing:
- a CDS encoding S-(hydroxymethyl)glutathione dehydrogenase/class III alcohol dehydrogenase, whose translation is MTQDKFIKSRAAVAWGPNQPLSIEEVDVMLPKYGEVLVRIVATGVCHTDAFTLSGDDPEGVFPAILGHEGGGIVEMVGEGVTSVSVGDHVIPLYTAECGECKFCRSGKTNLCQAVRETQGKGLMPDGTTRFYKDGKPIFHYMGCSTFSEYTVLPEISLAKINKDAPLEEICLLGCGVTTGMGAVLNTAKVKQGDTVAIFGLGGIGLSAIIGARMVGASRIIAVDINDKKFELAKQLGATDCINPRQFDKPIQEVIIEMTDGGVDFSFECIGNVNVMRQALECCHKGWGESIIIGVAGAGQEISTRPFQLVTGRVWRGSAFGGVKGRTQLPTIVEQYLAGEFGLQEFITHTMPLEEINDAFELMHSGESIRSVVHFE
- the fghA gene encoding S-formylglutathione hydrolase, which gives rise to MVLTHLSQSRVFQGWHKQYQHRSEVLNCMMRFSIFLPPQATNNHKVPVLYWLSGLTCNDENFMQKAAAFEKAAELGLAIVAADTSPRGEGVADDPDGQYDLGLGAGFYLNATQQPWKRHYQMYDYIAYELPKLIEENFPVTQKKAIAGHSMGGHGALTIGLRNQGHYCSISAFSPICHPINAPWGQKAFRHYLGENTEDWQQYDTVQLLKTQPLELPILIDQGMADPFLEEQLQIEALKQVIPSETKKIEIRQQPGYDHSYFFIQSFIAEHLTFHWQHLSV
- a CDS encoding AbgT family transporter; its protein translation is MSNQAINQAPSAKSSGMDRFLNFIERAGNKIPDPAILFFWALVIVWVSSALLSNVSFDLTNPRTNEALEIKNLLTGESLAHFLANMVTTFTSFAPLGIVLVAMLGVGVADSSGFITTGLKKMLNVTPAKLLTPMLILVAIVSHTAADAGYVLVIPLGGIIFHAAGRHPLAGIAAAFAGVSGGFSANFIPSGIDPLLAGFTQTAAQVLDQSYQVNPLANIYFTGLSSIVIVAIGWYVTDKVIEPRLAATKVDEDAESAPDLGSFTAIESKAFRYAGWAMIAGIALLVAAVWPDNSALRSPDGQITAFTAPIMKSIVPLIFILFIIPGIVYGRVAGTFKNSNDVIKAMSATMSTMGAYIVMSFFCAQFLSAFGQSNIGTMLALYGAEGLKAMDLPGQATIVGMILLTAMVNLLVGSASAKWALIGPILVPMLMAVGISPELSQAAYRVGDSVSNIISPLMVFFPLVVVYCQRYVKSTGIGTLASMMMPYSIAMLIGWSLFLLVYWALGIPLGIQAPYTYTM
- a CDS encoding type IV pilus modification PilV family protein; this translates as MRNKQGGFSLIEVMLSFVLIGVGALGLVKLQAYIEQRADFAMHSIEALNLAEQKLEWFRTRGASSANPAMPAADFATDIVSGNDASHPFYTLSWSVPAATLSGSLKTIRIEASWEDRHGETQSVELKTMISKYSEFD